The Kitasatospora paranensis genome has a window encoding:
- a CDS encoding riboflavin synthase, giving the protein MFTGIIEELGEVVSIEEIGESSRIRLRGPVVCSGAKHGDSIAVNGVCLTVVDSPEELAADTGEFSADVMAETLHRSSLGALKPGSRVNLERAMALGARLGGHLVQGHVDATGELLSRAPGDLDAAGLPRWEVLRFSLPQSITRYLVEKGSITVDGVSLTVVDAALDSFSVSLIPATLELTTLGAKAPGDPVNLEVDVLAKYVERLLDTRTLPEHLAKDAS; this is encoded by the coding sequence GTGTTCACCGGCATCATCGAAGAGCTCGGCGAGGTCGTCTCCATCGAGGAGATCGGCGAGTCCTCGCGCATCCGCCTGCGTGGCCCGGTGGTCTGTTCCGGTGCCAAGCACGGCGACTCCATCGCGGTCAACGGCGTCTGCCTGACCGTCGTCGACAGCCCCGAGGAACTCGCCGCCGACACGGGCGAGTTCAGCGCCGACGTGATGGCCGAGACCCTGCACCGCTCCAGCCTCGGCGCGTTGAAGCCCGGCTCCCGGGTCAACCTGGAGCGCGCCATGGCGCTCGGCGCCCGGCTCGGCGGCCACCTCGTGCAGGGCCACGTCGACGCCACCGGCGAACTGCTCTCCCGCGCCCCCGGCGACCTCGACGCCGCCGGTCTGCCGCGCTGGGAGGTGCTGCGGTTCTCGCTGCCGCAGTCGATCACCCGCTACCTGGTGGAGAAGGGCTCGATCACCGTCGACGGCGTCAGCCTCACCGTGGTCGACGCGGCCCTGGACTCCTTCAGCGTCTCGCTCATCCCCGCCACCCTCGAACTGACCACGCTCGGCGCCAAGGCCCCCGGCGACCCGGTCAACCTCGAAGTGGACGTCCTCGCCAAGTACGTCGAGCGGCTGCTCGACACCCGGACCCTGCCCGAGCACCTCGCCAAGGACGCCTCGTGA
- a CDS encoding nicotinamide mononucleotide transporter family protein — protein sequence MNWLSSTAFTAFGQHVVWADMLGNLLGLAGLALGWRRNVWSWPVQLLSGAVLIAAYLGGASPNPGLIGKQVIVIAAAAWGWTRWQQGHRANGGIAVRFASWRERALLAGALGLGTVALAGVYFANPSWSWSPWADAYIFVGTLAAMYAQARGWVEFWFAWIAVDVVGVPLAFHSGYAFSGLTYSIYFVLVLLGLRAWWLSTRTTRPSTANVPQGVTA from the coding sequence GTGAACTGGCTCAGCAGCACCGCCTTCACCGCTTTCGGCCAGCACGTCGTGTGGGCGGACATGCTCGGCAACCTGCTCGGCCTCGCCGGCCTCGCGCTCGGCTGGCGCCGCAACGTCTGGAGCTGGCCCGTCCAGCTGCTCTCCGGCGCCGTCCTGATCGCCGCCTACCTCGGCGGGGCCTCGCCCAACCCCGGCCTGATCGGCAAGCAGGTCATCGTGATCGCCGCCGCCGCGTGGGGCTGGACCCGCTGGCAGCAGGGGCACCGCGCGAACGGCGGGATCGCCGTCCGGTTCGCCTCCTGGCGCGAGCGGGCGCTGCTGGCCGGCGCCCTCGGGCTGGGCACCGTCGCCCTGGCCGGCGTCTACTTCGCCAACCCCAGCTGGTCCTGGAGCCCGTGGGCGGACGCCTACATCTTCGTCGGCACGCTCGCCGCGATGTACGCGCAGGCCCGCGGCTGGGTGGAGTTCTGGTTCGCCTGGATCGCCGTCGACGTCGTCGGCGTCCCGCTCGCCTTCCACAGCGGCTACGCCTTCTCCGGCCTCACCTACAGCATCTACTTCGTGCTGGTGCTGCTCGGCCTGCGCGCCTGGTGGCTGAGCACCCGCACCACCCGTCCCTCGACCGCCAACGTCCCGCAGGGAGTCACGGCATGA